In Silene latifolia isolate original U9 population chromosome X, ASM4854445v1, whole genome shotgun sequence, the following proteins share a genomic window:
- the LOC141619959 gene encoding protein FAR1-RELATED SEQUENCE 5-like: MELDDLGEIITVQNEPSDVIPVDSDVGGNSDNAIKVCSSDVTDASRSLVGVVADKWEDLYELYKKHSQAIGFSIRKSGLRRANVPGAPEFERYFVCSCEGQHGNGKKSEASLSTYGHGKKNVKTRCSCKANVRVQVNDKGVWEVLSHVLEHNRPLTSPEWQHHHRSERNITDANGEFIEAMTEAMVPATVQYRIAAKTVGGDDLVSHTKRDHINFVHRLKMKAIEAGDASTLMTLLASRQAEDPGFFFRVQFGDDGRLCNVFWWDSMMKEDCLLYHHVVIFDTTYRTNRYNLICGAFVGINNHWSNVMFRCAFLSKETQESFKWLFKVFNESMGPNTLPVSIFTDQDLAMKCN, translated from the exons ATGGAATTGGATGATTTAGGTGAGATTATCACCGTACAGAACGAACCATCTGACGTTATTCCAGTGGACTCTGATGTTGGAGGCAACAGCGATAATGCGATCAAAGTGTGTAGCAGTGATG TCACTGATGCTTCAAGATCCTTAGTGGGCGTTGTGGCTGACAAGTGGGAGGATTTATACGAGCTATACAAAAAGCATTCTCAAGCAATTGGATTTAGCATTAGGAAAAGCGGACTTCGTAGGGCTAACGTTCCGGGAGCCCCTGAATTTGAGAGATACTTTGTGTGCTCTTGTGAAGGTCAGCATGGTAATGGGAAAAAGTCAGAGGCAAGTCTTTCTACATATGGCCATGGGAAGAAAAATGTTAAGACACGATGCTCATGCAAAGCTAATGTAAGGGTCCAAGTGAATGATAAGGGAGTATGGGAAGTGTTGAGCCATGTTCTTGAACACAATCGTCCACTAACCTCACCTGAGTGGCAGCATCACCATCGTTCTGAGAGAAATATTACGGATGCAAATGGTGAGTTTATAGAGGCCATGACTGAAGCTATGGTCCCCGCTACTGTGCAATATAGGATCGCCGCCAAAACGGTTGGTGGTGATGATTTGGTGAGCCACACAAAAAGAGACCATATCAACTTCGTGCATAGGCTTAAGATGAAAGCTATTGAGGCTGGTGACGCGTCAACACTAATGACTTTGTTGGCGAGTAGACAAGCGGAGGACCCTGGTTTTTTTTTCCGAGTTCAGTTTGGTGATGATGGGAGGTTATGTAACGTGTTTTGGTGGGATTCTATGATGAAAGAGGATTGCTTGCTATACCATCATGTTGTGATTTTCGACACAACGTACCGAACAAATAGGTACAACCTCATTTGTGGTGCATTTGTTGGTATAAACAATCATTGGTCAAATGTTATGTTCAGGTGTGCTTTCTTGTCTAAGGAGACACAAGAATCATTTAAATGGTTGTTCAAGGTCTTCAATGAGTCTATGGGCCCGAACACTCTACCGGTCTCTATTTTCACCGATCAAGACCTAGCAATGAAATGCAATTGA